The Dyella sp. 2HG41-7 genomic interval ACGCACGACGGCTTGCATAGGCAAGTGCAGCACGCGCGTATCTTTGAACTCTTCGCGCAGGCGCTCTTCGGTGGGATCGACCACAATGCCCTCGCCAGCAGGCTCGAACACAAGATCGCCCACTTCAGTGAATCCCCAGAGACCGCTCGACGCGACGTGATGGGCATACAGCTCGTAGCATTTGCCCAGATGCAAAAAGGTGACTTTGTAGAGTTTCTTGTTCCGCATGACGGCATTTTACCGGCGCATGCGACGCATGATCGCGTCGCGCGACATCAATGCGAAGAGCGCGCCGAATAGAAACCCCGCGACATGGGTCCACCATGCATAGCCGCCGTAACTTGGCCCGACGTAGCTGAAGAGCAACTGCAATAACGCCCAGAGACCGATCAGCAAAAACGCCGGCACGCGAACGAATTCCAGATAAAACCCCAACGGCAAAACCAGGCCCAAACGTGCTCGCGGAAAGAGGGATACGTACGCGCCAAGTATCGCCGACACGGCGCCGCTGCAACCGATGATGGGTCTGATCACGCCGGCCAGTGAGATCGCTCCGGCCAAATTCGCAACCACGCCGCCCAATAAAAACAGCACGAGGAAACGAACCGAACCTAACGTCCGTTCCGCTGGAACGCCGAAAATCATAAGGAACAGCAGATTGCTGAGCAGATGCAGCCACGCGACATGAATAAACAGTGCGGTGACCAGACGCAGTAGCGCCGGATCGCGCAGCTGCTGCCATATCGGTTGATGCGCATCGAAGATGTTGGCCGGAATCGTGCCCCATTCCAGCAGAAAGGTGACCCGGCGCGGCTGCGGCATCAACGCCAACAACATGAACATGATTACACAGACGAAAACCAACAACATCGCGGCCCAGTGCAGGCGCGGTTGTCGT includes:
- a CDS encoding DUF1820 family protein, producing the protein MRNKKLYKVTFLHLGKCYELYAHHVASSGLWGFTEVGDLVFEPAGEGIVVDPTEERLREEFKDTRVLHLPMQAVVRIEEVERKGALAIRDAADGQKVTPFPMPPRNR
- a CDS encoding rhomboid family intramembrane serine protease; protein product: MLLVFVCVIMFMLLALMPQPRRVTFLLEWGTIPANIFDAHQPIWQQLRDPALLRLVTALFIHVAWLHLLSNLLFLMIFGVPAERTLGSVRFLVLFLLGGVVANLAGAISLAGVIRPIIGCSGAVSAILGAYVSLFPRARLGLVLPLGFYLEFVRVPAFLLIGLWALLQLLFSYVGPSYGGYAWWTHVAGFLFGALFALMSRDAIMRRMRR